The bacterium genomic interval GCCAGGCACTGCATTCCGTCCTGGGGCAAAAGCAGCAAAGACTGGGCGGCCGTCTTGAACATCACGCAGCGCACCTGCCCCCCGTTGTCCTTTAAGCTGAAGTACAGATGGCCGGAGGAATGGGCCGTCATGTTGGAGACCTCGCCCTTGACCCACAGCCTGGGGATGGAGGACTCCAGCACCCGCCGCACCTGGGCGTTGAGCTGGCTGACTGAAAGGATTATTTGTTTGTCGTCGGGCATAATTATTACAGTACTTGGTTTGACCCCTCCCTTTGTCCCTCCCCCAATGGGAGAGGGAACACGATGCCCCTTCCCTCGCGGGGAAGGGGGAAGGGGTTAGGTCGCCGCCTTCACCGTGTTCTTCAGCAGCATGGCCCGGGTCATGGGGCCCACCCCGCCAGGCACCGGCGTGATGTACGAGGCGACCTTGGAGGCCGACTCAAAATCCACGTCGCCGGTCAGTTTTACCCCGCTCTTCTTGCTGAGGTCGGTGACCTGGTTGACGCCGACGTCCACCACCACGCAGTTGTTGTTGAGCATGCTGCCGGTGATCATCCCCGGGCTGCCGGCCGCCGCGATCACGATGTCGGCCTGCTTGGTATAGTAGGGCAGCCCCTTGGTGCCGGTGTGGCAGACGGTGACCGTGGCGTTGGCGTGCTTGGCCTTCTGCAGCAGCATGTTGGCCAGCGGCTTGCCCACGATGTTGGAGCGGCCCACGATCACGATGTACTTTCCGGAGATCTCGATCCCGGTGCGGACCAGCAGTTCGATCACCCCGGCCGGGGTGCAGGGCAAAAAGCGCGGCCGCCCCAGGATCATCAGGCCCACGTTCTCGGGATGAAAACAGTCCACATCCTTTAACGGGGATATGGACTGAAAGGCCTGTTCTTCGGACAAGCCCTTGGGCAGCGGCGACTGCACCAGGATGCCGTGGACGGTCTGGTCCTGGTTCAGTTCTTTGATCTTGTCCAGCAGCTGTGACTGTGTGGTGTCCGCCGGCAGTTCGATGACCGAGGAGCGGATGCCCACTTCTTCGCAGTCCTGGTGCTTGTTGCGGACATAGACCTGCGAGGCCGGGTCGCTGCCTACTATGATCACAGCTAAATGAGGTTCTGTCCCGCGGGCCTTGAGCTCGGAGACCTCGGTCTTGACTTCCTGGCGGATGTCCGCCGCTATTTTCTTGCCGTCAATGATTTGGGCCA includes:
- a CDS encoding tetrahydrofolate dehydrogenase/cyclohydrolase catalytic domain-containing protein, which produces MAQIIDGKKIAADIRQEVKTEVSELKARGTEPHLAVIIVGSDPASQVYVRNKHQDCEEVGIRSSVIELPADTTQSQLLDKIKELNQDQTVHGILVQSPLPKGLSEEQAFQSISPLKDVDCFHPENVGLMILGRPRFLPCTPAGVIELLVRTGIEISGKYIVIVGRSNIVGKPLANMLLQKAKHANATVTVCHTGTKGLPYYTKQADIVIAAAGSPGMITGSMLNNNCVVVDVGVNQVTDLSKKSGVKLTGDVDFESASKVASYITPVPGGVGPMTRAMLLKNTVKAAT